Proteins encoded within one genomic window of Streptomyces sp. NBC_01314:
- a CDS encoding TetR/AcrR family transcriptional regulator, with amino-acid sequence MAEGLRERKKRETRQRISDIATGLFLEHGFVTVTIAEVADAADVSVNTVYNYFPAKEDLFFDRSAGIVERLARWVRARDRGESAVAAVLRELRAEVEAVSPHVGLMEGYDRFMKAIHEAPALRSRLWSIQQEIQDKLEAALREETGAAADDSLPTLIAGQINWVHQTVMAVIGREMLAGRNPDEVSREVLLLLDGMEGLLSEKVLNYAVRPSE; translated from the coding sequence ATGGCAGAGGGGCTCAGGGAGCGCAAGAAGCGTGAGACGCGGCAGCGGATCTCGGACATCGCCACCGGGCTGTTCCTGGAGCACGGCTTCGTGACCGTCACCATCGCGGAGGTCGCCGACGCGGCCGACGTCTCCGTGAACACGGTCTACAACTACTTCCCCGCCAAGGAGGACCTCTTCTTCGACCGCAGTGCGGGCATCGTCGAACGGCTCGCCCGCTGGGTGCGCGCCCGCGACCGGGGCGAGTCGGCCGTCGCCGCCGTCCTGCGTGAACTGCGCGCCGAGGTCGAGGCCGTCTCGCCGCACGTCGGCCTGATGGAGGGCTACGACCGCTTCATGAAGGCCATCCACGAGGCGCCCGCCCTGCGTTCCCGGCTGTGGAGCATCCAGCAGGAGATCCAGGACAAGCTGGAGGCGGCCCTGCGGGAGGAGACCGGCGCCGCCGCCGACGACTCCCTGCCCACCCTGATCGCGGGTCAGATCAACTGGGTCCACCAGACGGTGATGGCCGTCATCGGGCGCGAGATGCTCGCCGGTCGTAATCCGGACGAAGTGTCACGAGAGGTGCTTCTCCTCCTGGACGGTATGGAGGGTCTGTTGAGCGAGAAGGTGCTCAACTACGCCGTACGCCCGTCCGAGTGA
- a CDS encoding ABC transporter ATP-binding protein, giving the protein MPIISTAGLARTFQTKRGPVEAVRGIDLTVRPGEILGFLGPNGAGKTTTLRMLTTLLPPTGGAATVAGHDLATDPAGVRRACGYVAQSGGVDPQITVREELVTQGRLYRLTKNQAVERAAELARDLDLTELLDRKCAALSGGQRRRLDIAMALTHRPRVLFLDEPTTGLDPGSRADLWELVRRLRDEHGTTVFLTTHYLDEADALADRIVVVDQGLVVADDTPSALKLRHGGSVDATLQDTFLAITGRGPSPADTTPVAV; this is encoded by the coding sequence ATGCCCATCATCAGTACGGCCGGTCTGGCCCGTACCTTCCAGACGAAGCGCGGCCCCGTGGAGGCCGTGCGCGGAATCGACCTCACCGTCCGCCCCGGCGAGATCCTCGGGTTCCTCGGCCCGAACGGCGCCGGGAAGACGACGACCCTGCGGATGCTCACGACCCTGCTGCCCCCCACCGGCGGCGCGGCCACGGTCGCGGGCCACGACCTGGCGACCGACCCCGCCGGGGTGCGCCGGGCCTGCGGCTATGTGGCGCAGTCGGGCGGAGTGGATCCACAGATCACCGTGCGGGAGGAGCTGGTCACCCAGGGCCGGCTCTACCGCCTGACGAAGAACCAGGCCGTCGAGCGCGCCGCCGAGTTGGCCCGCGACCTGGACCTCACCGAGCTGCTGGACCGCAAGTGCGCCGCGCTCTCCGGCGGCCAGCGGCGCCGCCTCGACATCGCCATGGCGCTCACCCACCGACCCCGGGTCCTCTTCCTCGACGAGCCGACGACGGGACTCGACCCCGGCAGCCGCGCCGATCTGTGGGAGCTGGTCCGGCGGCTGCGCGACGAGCACGGCACGACGGTCTTCCTGACCACGCACTACCTCGACGAGGCGGACGCCCTCGCCGACCGGATCGTCGTCGTCGACCAGGGCCTGGTCGTGGCGGACGACACCCCGAGCGCGCTCAAGCTGCGGCACGGCGGCTCGGTCGACGCCACGCTCCAGGACACCTTCCTGGCCATCACCGGGCGCGGGCCCTCCCCCGCCGACACCACCCCCGTAGCCGTCTAG
- a CDS encoding ABC transporter permease, producing MLLHDTALIFGRYARQTLRSRFAMLFGVLMPLLYLLFFGPLLTGVPLGTRGSSWQVLVPGLLLQLSLFGASFAGFMVILEKQTGVIERMRVTPVSRLALLLGRVLRDAAVFVFQAVLLVLAALLMGLRAPLAGILIGFAFVALLTVSLASLSYALAMKARSQHEFGPAVNALTMPSMLLSGLMLPMSLAPDWLDTLSHLVPFRYLVDATRDAYVGAYATPAMLYGVLVAVGLTALAVTVGTRVFRTAGA from the coding sequence ATGCTTCTTCACGACACCGCGCTGATCTTCGGGCGCTATGCCCGCCAGACCCTGCGCTCCCGCTTCGCGATGCTGTTCGGCGTGCTGATGCCGCTGCTGTATCTGCTCTTCTTCGGCCCGCTGCTCACCGGCGTCCCGCTCGGCACGCGGGGCAGTTCCTGGCAGGTGCTGGTGCCGGGCCTGCTGCTCCAACTCAGCCTGTTCGGGGCCTCGTTCGCGGGCTTCATGGTCATCCTCGAAAAGCAGACGGGGGTGATCGAGCGGATGCGGGTCACCCCCGTGAGCCGGCTCGCCCTGCTGCTGGGCCGGGTGCTGCGCGACGCGGCGGTCTTCGTCTTCCAGGCGGTACTGCTCGTCCTCGCGGCCCTGCTCATGGGCCTGCGCGCGCCGCTCGCCGGCATCCTGATCGGCTTCGCCTTCGTGGCCCTGCTGACGGTGTCGCTCGCCTCGCTGTCGTACGCGCTCGCCATGAAGGCACGCTCCCAGCACGAGTTCGGCCCGGCGGTGAACGCCCTCACCATGCCGTCGATGCTCCTGTCGGGTCTGATGCTGCCCATGTCACTGGCCCCGGACTGGCTGGACACCCTGTCCCATCTCGTCCCGTTCCGCTATCTGGTGGACGCGACGCGCGACGCGTACGTCGGCGCGTACGCCACCCCGGCCATGTTGTACGGCGTCCTGGTCGCCGTCGGGCTCACGGCGCTCGCCGTGACGGTGGGCACACGTGTCTTCCGGACGGCCGGAGCGTAA
- a CDS encoding cob(I)yrinic acid a,c-diamide adenosyltransferase — translation MVNLTRIYTRTGDKGTTNLGDMSRVPKTDPRISAYADANEANAAIGVAIALGGLDEEVVKILTRVQNDLFDVGADLSTPVVENPEFPPLRVEQFYVDKLEADCDHFNELLEKLRSFILPGGTPGAALLHQACTVVRRAERSTWAALEAHVEEMNPLTATYLNRLSDLLFILARTANKEVGDVLWVPGGER, via the coding sequence ATGGTCAATCTGACGCGCATCTACACCAGGACCGGCGACAAGGGCACCACCAACCTCGGTGACATGAGCCGGGTGCCCAAGACCGATCCGCGGATCTCGGCGTACGCGGACGCCAACGAGGCCAACGCGGCGATCGGGGTCGCGATCGCGCTGGGCGGGCTGGACGAGGAGGTCGTCAAGATCCTGACCCGCGTGCAGAACGACCTGTTCGACGTGGGCGCCGACCTCTCCACCCCCGTCGTCGAGAACCCCGAGTTCCCGCCGCTGCGGGTCGAGCAGTTCTACGTCGACAAGCTGGAGGCGGACTGCGACCACTTCAACGAGCTGTTGGAGAAGCTCCGCTCCTTCATCCTGCCCGGTGGCACCCCCGGCGCGGCCCTGCTCCACCAGGCCTGCACGGTGGTCCGGCGGGCCGAGCGTTCGACGTGGGCGGCCCTGGAGGCCCACGTCGAGGAGATGAACCCCCTCACCGCGACCTACCTCAACCGCCTCTCCGACCTCCTGTTCATCCTCGCCAGGACGGCGAACAAGGAGGTCGGGGATGTGCTGTGGGTGCCGGGCGGGGAGCGCTAG
- a CDS encoding DUF5708 family protein, whose product MSGRMGRTVSKPTRNLVEGTVTFVIGLVLWFCTDGVEIPVVTLTKVGVVMMCVGGVLVATGLYQAARGTTGGR is encoded by the coding sequence ATGAGCGGCAGGATGGGCAGGACGGTGAGCAAGCCGACGAGAAACCTGGTGGAAGGCACCGTCACCTTCGTGATCGGCCTGGTGCTCTGGTTCTGCACCGACGGGGTGGAGATCCCGGTCGTCACCCTGACCAAGGTCGGCGTGGTGATGATGTGCGTCGGCGGCGTGCTCGTCGCGACGGGCCTGTACCAGGCCGCACGCGGAACGACGGGGGGCCGCTAG
- a CDS encoding sensor histidine kinase: MAVRLPRPHRFDLYVALAGLLGGLLLWGLGLATRPADEEIVLLDGQGWILLPLVVTAGCETLRRTLPRTALLVGWAALTVDTITQGNLLTVLMFTDLVYAAVLYGPPATARRVPWIAGLMTVAATVVPVAVWRRPEALLIGVAVGLVGFMPAATGWIVRNHRDAAEAARLRAEQTALLAEMDRAQAVVSERARMARELHDMVANHLSAIAIHSTAALSIDDPDTSRQALGVIRENSVEGLAEMRRLIGILRNAGDDTEPSAAPTLDGLGSLVGGARTNGLDVTLDADHGDALPAPVEMAAYRIVQESLTNALKHACPGRVTVALRQADGSLDIAVTSPYGDRDRPSAPGSGAGLVGMRERVALLGGTFEAGPESSGHGKIWSVRATLPVTEGEPA; encoded by the coding sequence ATGGCCGTACGACTGCCCCGCCCGCACCGCTTCGACCTGTACGTCGCCCTCGCCGGACTGCTCGGGGGTCTGCTTCTGTGGGGGCTCGGTCTCGCCACCCGCCCCGCCGACGAGGAGATCGTGCTGCTCGACGGCCAGGGGTGGATCCTGCTGCCGCTCGTCGTGACCGCGGGCTGCGAGACACTGCGCCGCACCCTGCCGCGCACGGCCCTGCTGGTCGGGTGGGCCGCGCTGACCGTGGACACCATCACCCAGGGCAACCTGCTCACGGTGCTGATGTTCACCGACCTGGTGTACGCGGCGGTGCTGTACGGCCCGCCCGCCACGGCCCGCCGGGTGCCCTGGATCGCCGGGCTGATGACCGTGGCCGCCACGGTCGTCCCGGTCGCGGTGTGGCGGCGGCCGGAGGCCCTGCTCATCGGTGTGGCCGTCGGGCTGGTCGGCTTCATGCCCGCCGCCACCGGCTGGATCGTCCGCAACCACCGCGACGCCGCCGAGGCCGCCCGGCTGCGCGCCGAACAGACGGCGCTGCTGGCGGAGATGGACCGCGCCCAGGCTGTCGTCTCCGAACGGGCCCGCATGGCGCGGGAGTTGCACGACATGGTCGCCAACCACCTCTCGGCGATCGCGATCCACTCCACGGCCGCGCTCTCGATCGACGACCCGGACACCTCCCGACAGGCCCTCGGGGTCATCCGCGAGAACAGCGTCGAGGGGCTGGCCGAGATGCGCCGGCTGATCGGCATCCTGCGGAACGCCGGCGACGACACCGAGCCGTCCGCCGCGCCCACGCTCGACGGGCTCGGCTCGCTCGTCGGCGGAGCCCGCACCAACGGGCTCGACGTCACCCTCGACGCCGACCACGGCGACGCTCTCCCCGCCCCGGTCGAAATGGCGGCCTACCGCATCGTCCAGGAGTCGCTGACCAACGCGCTCAAACACGCCTGCCCCGGCCGGGTCACCGTCGCGCTGCGACAGGCGGACGGCTCCCTCGACATCGCCGTGACCAGCCCGTACGGCGACCGGGACCGCCCGAGCGCACCCGGCTCCGGCGCCGGGCTCGTCGGGATGCGGGAGCGGGTCGCGCTGCTGGGCGGCACCTTCGAGGCGGGCCCGGAGAGCTCGGGGCACGGCAAGATCTGGAGTGTCCGCGCCACCCTGCCCGTCACCGAAGGGGAGCCCGCGTGA
- a CDS encoding response regulator — MIRVLVAEDQSAVRAGLVLILRSAPDIEVVGEAADGERAVALARELRPDLVLMDVQMPRLDGVSATRQVVAEGLADVLVLTTFDLDEYVFGALRAGAAGFLLKNTEAKDLIEAVRAVGRGEGLIAPAVTRRLIAEFAAKPVREPTVDPAVLDSLTRREREVLSCLGEGLSNAEIAGRLDMAEATVKTHVSRLLGKLDLRSRVQAAVLAQELGV; from the coding sequence ATGATCCGTGTGCTCGTCGCCGAGGACCAGTCCGCCGTACGGGCCGGCCTGGTGCTCATCCTGCGCAGCGCGCCGGACATCGAGGTGGTCGGTGAGGCGGCGGACGGGGAGCGGGCGGTGGCACTCGCGCGGGAGCTGCGGCCGGACCTGGTGCTGATGGATGTGCAGATGCCGCGCCTGGACGGGGTGTCGGCGACCCGCCAGGTCGTCGCCGAGGGCCTGGCCGATGTGCTGGTGCTCACCACCTTCGACCTCGACGAGTACGTCTTCGGGGCGCTGCGGGCCGGCGCCGCCGGGTTCCTGTTGAAGAACACGGAGGCGAAGGACCTCATCGAGGCCGTACGGGCGGTGGGGCGCGGCGAGGGCCTGATCGCCCCGGCCGTCACCCGGCGGCTGATCGCCGAGTTCGCCGCCAAGCCCGTACGCGAGCCCACGGTCGATCCGGCCGTCCTCGACTCCCTGACCCGGCGCGAACGGGAAGTCCTCTCCTGCCTGGGCGAAGGGCTGTCGAACGCGGAGATCGCCGGGCGGCTGGACATGGCCGAGGCGACGGTGAAGACGCACGTCAGCCGTCTGCTGGGGAAGCTCGACCTGCGCAGCAGGGTGCAAGCGGCGGTACTCGCACAGGAGTTGGGGGTCTGA
- a CDS encoding glycosyl hydrolase family 18 protein, translating to MRFRHRAIAGLATLLLPLAGLVGLATPAQAATAATATYAKPQDWGSGFEGKWTVKNTGTTTISSWTVEWDFPSGTSVTSAWDADVTSSGTHWTARNKSWNGTLAPGASVSFGFNGSGSGSPANCKLNGGSCDGGPGVPGDAAPSAPGTPTTSDVTGTSVKLSWSAATDDKGIKNYDVLRGGTKVATVTGTGYTDTGLTAGTDYSYTVQARDTADQTGPVSGAAAVRTTGGTNPNPGAKVNLGYFTEWGVYGRNYHVKNLVSSGSAAKITHINYAFGNVKNGQCVLDDAYAATDKAYTADQSVSGTADTWDQPLRGNFNQLRQLKAKYPHIKVLYSFGGWTYSGGFGQAAQNPAAFAKSCKAVVEDPRWADVFDGIDIDWEYPNACGLTCDTSGPAAFRNLMSALRTEFGSNYLVTAAITADGSSGGKIDAADYGGAAASLNWYNVMTYDYFGAWATTGPTAPHSPLTSYSGIPTAGFNSADAIAKLKAKGVPASKLLLGIGFYGRGWTGVTQSAPGGTATGAATGTYEAGIEDYKVLKNSCPATGTVAGTAYAHCGTNWWSYDTPATIGTKMTWAKNQGLGGAFFWEFSGDTGNGELVNAISNGLK from the coding sequence ATGCGCTTCAGGCACAGAGCCATAGCGGGTCTCGCCACCCTTCTCCTCCCCCTCGCCGGCCTGGTCGGTCTCGCCACCCCCGCCCAGGCGGCCACGGCGGCGACCGCCACCTACGCCAAGCCCCAGGACTGGGGCTCCGGCTTCGAAGGCAAGTGGACCGTCAAGAACACCGGGACGACCACGATCAGTTCCTGGACCGTCGAGTGGGACTTCCCCTCCGGCACGTCCGTCACCTCCGCCTGGGACGCGGACGTCACCTCCTCCGGCACCCACTGGACCGCCAGGAACAAGTCCTGGAACGGCACCCTCGCGCCGGGCGCCTCCGTCTCCTTCGGTTTCAACGGGAGCGGCTCAGGCTCCCCGGCCAACTGCAAGCTCAACGGCGGGAGTTGCGACGGCGGCCCCGGCGTCCCCGGTGACGCGGCACCCTCCGCCCCCGGCACCCCGACCACCTCGGACGTCACGGGCACCTCGGTGAAGCTGAGCTGGAGCGCCGCCACCGACGACAAGGGGATCAAGAACTACGACGTCCTGCGCGGCGGCACCAAGGTCGCCACCGTCACCGGCACCGGCTACACGGACACCGGCCTGACCGCCGGCACCGACTACTCGTACACCGTCCAGGCCCGCGACACCGCCGACCAGACCGGACCGGTGAGCGGCGCGGCCGCCGTCCGCACCACGGGCGGCACGAACCCGAACCCCGGCGCGAAGGTCAACCTCGGCTACTTCACCGAGTGGGGCGTCTACGGCCGCAACTACCACGTGAAGAACCTGGTGTCCTCGGGCTCCGCCGCCAAGATCACGCACATCAACTACGCCTTCGGCAACGTCAAGAACGGCCAGTGCGTGCTGGACGACGCCTACGCGGCCACCGACAAGGCCTACACCGCCGACCAGTCCGTCAGCGGCACCGCCGACACCTGGGACCAGCCGCTGCGCGGCAACTTCAACCAGCTCCGCCAGCTCAAGGCCAAGTACCCGCACATCAAGGTGCTGTACTCCTTCGGCGGCTGGACCTACTCCGGCGGCTTCGGCCAGGCCGCGCAGAACCCGGCCGCGTTCGCCAAGTCCTGCAAGGCCGTCGTGGAGGACCCGCGCTGGGCCGACGTCTTCGACGGCATCGACATCGACTGGGAGTACCCGAACGCCTGCGGTCTGACCTGCGACACCTCGGGCCCGGCGGCCTTCAGGAACCTGATGTCGGCACTGCGCACCGAGTTCGGCTCGAACTACCTGGTCACCGCGGCCATCACCGCCGACGGCTCCTCCGGCGGCAAGATCGACGCGGCCGACTACGGCGGCGCCGCGGCCTCGCTCAACTGGTACAACGTGATGACGTACGACTACTTCGGCGCCTGGGCCACCACCGGCCCGACCGCCCCGCACTCCCCGCTGACCTCGTACTCCGGCATCCCGACGGCGGGCTTCAACTCGGCCGACGCGATCGCCAAGCTGAAGGCGAAGGGCGTCCCGGCCTCGAAGCTCCTGCTCGGCATCGGCTTCTACGGCCGCGGCTGGACCGGCGTCACCCAGTCCGCCCCCGGCGGCACGGCGACCGGCGCGGCCACCGGCACCTACGAGGCGGGCATCGAGGACTACAAGGTGCTCAAGAACTCCTGCCCGGCCACCGGCACCGTCGCGGGCACGGCCTACGCGCACTGCGGCACCAACTGGTGGAGCTACGACACCCCGGCCACCATCGGCACGAAGATGACCTGGGCCAAGAACCAGGGCCTGGGCGGCGCGTTCTTCTGGGAGTTCAGCGGCGACACCGGCAACGGAGAGCTGGTGAACGCGATCAGCAACGGGCTCAAGTAG
- a CDS encoding DUF2550 domain-containing protein, translating to MVLALTVCGSVIALVVVGLFVFGLRRRLIQRSGGTFDCSLRWDAPEKPGSDENGKGWGYGVARYNGDRIVWYRVFSYSPRPRRVLERSAIEVAGRRTPEGEEEMALLSDAVILACLHRGTRIELAMSEDALTGFLAWLEAAPPGQRVNVA from the coding sequence ATGGTCCTCGCTCTGACTGTGTGCGGGTCGGTGATCGCGCTCGTGGTGGTGGGGCTCTTCGTCTTCGGACTGCGCCGGCGCCTCATCCAGCGCTCCGGCGGCACCTTCGACTGCAGCCTCCGCTGGGACGCCCCGGAGAAACCCGGCAGCGACGAGAACGGCAAGGGCTGGGGCTACGGGGTCGCCCGCTACAACGGCGACCGCATCGTGTGGTATCGCGTCTTCTCGTACTCGCCCCGCCCCCGCCGGGTCCTGGAGCGCTCGGCGATCGAGGTGGCCGGGCGCCGCACCCCCGAGGGTGAGGAGGAGATGGCGCTTCTCTCCGACGCCGTGATCCTCGCGTGTCTGCACCGCGGGACCCGTATCGAACTGGCGATGAGCGAGGACGCGCTGACCGGTTTCCTCGCGTGGCTGGAGGCAGCCCCGCCTGGTCAGCGAGTGAATGTGGCGTAG
- a CDS encoding F0F1 ATP synthase subunit epsilon translates to MAAELHVALVAADREVWSGQATLVVARTTSGDIGVMPGHQPLLGVLESGPVTIRTSEGGTVVVAVHGGFISFADNKLSLLAEVAELADEIDVQSTERELERAKAAGDAAAERRADVRLRTAAAR, encoded by the coding sequence TTGGCTGCTGAGCTGCACGTCGCGCTGGTCGCGGCCGACCGAGAGGTCTGGTCGGGCCAGGCCACCCTGGTCGTCGCCCGTACCACGTCCGGCGACATCGGCGTCATGCCCGGTCACCAGCCGCTGCTCGGTGTGCTGGAGTCGGGCCCGGTGACCATCCGTACGAGTGAGGGCGGCACCGTCGTCGTCGCTGTGCACGGCGGTTTCATCTCGTTCGCGGACAACAAGCTGTCCCTGCTGGCCGAGGTCGCCGAGCTGGCCGACGAGATCGACGTCCAGAGCACGGAGCGGGAGCTGGAGCGTGCGAAGGCGGCGGGCGACGCCGCCGCCGAGCGCCGCGCGGATGTACGACTGCGTACGGCGGCGGCGCGCTGA
- the atpD gene encoding F0F1 ATP synthase subunit beta, whose product MTTTVETAVATGRVARVIGPVVDVEFPVDAMPEIYNALHVEISDPAEAGKKKTLTLEVAQHLGDGLVRTISMQPTDGLVRQAAVTDTGTGISVPVGDFTKGKVFNTLGEVLNTDEKYDGERWTIHRKAPNFDELESKTEMFETGVKVIDLLTPYVKGGKIGLFGGAGVGKTVLIQEMIYRVANNHDGVSVFAGVGERTREGNDLIEEMAESGVIDKTALVFGQMDEPPGTRLRVALAGLTMAEYFRDVQKQDVLFFIDNIFRFTQAGSEVSTLLGRMPSAVGYQPNLADEMGLLQERITSTRGHSITSMQAIYVPADDLTDPAPATTFAHLDATTVLSRPISEKGIYPAVDPLDSTSRILDPRYIAADHYNTAMRVKTVLQKYKDLQDIIAILGIDELGEEDKLTVHRARRVERFLSQNTHVAKQFTGVDGSDVPLEESITAFNAIIDGEYDHFPEQAFFLCGGIEDLKKNAKELGVS is encoded by the coding sequence ATGACGACGACAGTTGAGACGGCCGTGGCCACGGGCCGCGTCGCCCGGGTCATCGGCCCGGTCGTCGACGTGGAATTCCCCGTCGACGCCATGCCGGAGATCTACAACGCCCTTCACGTCGAGATCTCCGACCCGGCCGAGGCCGGCAAGAAGAAGACGCTGACCCTGGAGGTCGCCCAGCACCTGGGTGACGGCCTGGTCCGCACGATCTCGATGCAGCCCACCGACGGTCTGGTCCGCCAGGCCGCCGTCACCGACACCGGCACGGGCATCTCCGTCCCGGTCGGTGACTTCACCAAGGGCAAGGTGTTCAACACCCTCGGTGAGGTGCTGAACACCGACGAGAAGTACGACGGCGAGCGCTGGACCATCCACCGCAAGGCCCCCAACTTCGACGAGCTCGAGTCGAAGACCGAGATGTTCGAGACCGGCGTCAAGGTCATCGACCTTCTCACCCCGTACGTCAAGGGTGGAAAGATCGGCCTGTTCGGCGGTGCCGGCGTCGGCAAGACGGTGCTCATCCAGGAGATGATCTACCGCGTCGCCAACAACCACGACGGTGTCTCCGTGTTCGCCGGTGTCGGCGAGCGCACTCGTGAGGGCAACGACCTCATCGAGGAGATGGCGGAGTCGGGCGTCATCGACAAGACCGCCCTGGTCTTCGGCCAGATGGACGAGCCCCCGGGCACCCGTCTGCGCGTGGCCCTGGCCGGTCTGACCATGGCGGAGTACTTCCGCGATGTGCAGAAGCAGGACGTGCTGTTCTTCATCGACAACATCTTCCGCTTCACCCAGGCCGGTTCCGAGGTCTCGACCCTGCTCGGCCGTATGCCCTCCGCGGTGGGCTACCAGCCGAACCTGGCCGACGAGATGGGTCTCCTCCAGGAGCGCATCACCTCGACCCGTGGTCACTCGATCACCTCGATGCAGGCGATCTACGTCCCCGCGGACGACCTGACCGACCCGGCCCCGGCCACCACGTTCGCCCACCTCGACGCGACGACGGTTCTCTCCCGTCCGATCTCCGAGAAGGGCATCTACCCGGCCGTGGACCCGCTGGACTCCACGTCCCGCATCCTGGACCCGCGCTACATCGCGGCGGACCACTACAACACCGCCATGCGCGTCAAGACGGTGCTGCAGAAGTACAAGGACCTCCAGGACATCATCGCGATCCTCGGTATCGACGAGCTGGGCGAGGAGGACAAGCTCACCGTCCACCGTGCCCGTCGCGTGGAGCGCTTCCTGTCCCAGAACACCCACGTCGCCAAGCAGTTCACCGGCGTCGACGGGTCGGACGTCCCGCTGGAGGAGTCGATCACCGCGTTCAACGCGATCATCGACGGCGAGTACGACCACTTCCCCGAGCAGGCGTTCTTCCTGTGCGGTGGTATCGAGGACCTGAAGAAGAACGCGAAGGAGCTCGGCGTCTCCTGA
- a CDS encoding F0F1 ATP synthase subunit gamma has protein sequence MGAQLRVYKRRIRSVTATKKITKAMEMIAASRVVKAQRKVSASTPYATELTRAVTAVGTGSNTKHPLTTEAETATRSAVLLLTSDRGLAGAFNSNAIKVAERLTARLEAEGKEVDTYIVGRRGLAHYNFRERKVVESWSGFTDEPSYADAKKVAGPLIEAIEKETADGGVDELHIVFTEFVSMMTQTALDDRLLPLSLDEVAEESATKGEILPLYDFEPSAEDVLDALLPRYVESRIYNAMLQSAASKHAATRRAMKSATDNAGDLINTLSRLANAARQAEITQEISEIVGGSAALADATAGSDR, from the coding sequence ATGGGAGCCCAGCTCCGGGTCTACAAGCGTCGCATCCGATCCGTCACCGCGACCAAGAAGATCACCAAGGCGATGGAGATGATCGCCGCCTCGCGCGTCGTCAAGGCGCAGCGCAAGGTGTCGGCCTCCACGCCGTACGCGACCGAGCTCACCCGCGCGGTCACGGCGGTCGGTACCGGTTCGAACACCAAGCACCCGCTGACCACGGAGGCGGAGACGGCGACCCGTTCCGCGGTACTGCTCCTCACGAGCGACCGCGGACTGGCCGGCGCCTTCAACTCCAACGCCATCAAGGTCGCCGAGCGGCTGACGGCGCGCCTCGAGGCGGAGGGCAAGGAGGTCGACACGTACATCGTCGGCCGCCGCGGTCTGGCTCACTACAACTTCCGCGAGCGCAAGGTCGTGGAATCGTGGTCGGGCTTCACCGACGAGCCCAGCTACGCGGACGCGAAGAAGGTCGCGGGTCCGCTCATCGAGGCCATCGAGAAGGAGACGGCGGACGGCGGCGTGGACGAACTCCACATCGTCTTCACCGAGTTCGTCTCGATGATGACGCAGACGGCGCTCGACGACCGTCTGCTGCCGCTCAGCCTCGACGAGGTGGCCGAGGAGTCGGCGACGAAGGGCGAGATCCTTCCGTTGTACGACTTCGAGCCGTCGGCGGAGGACGTCCTCGACGCTCTGCTGCCGCGCTACGTCGAGAGCCGTATCTACAACGCGATGCTCCAGTCGGCTGCCTCCAAGCACGCCGCCACGCGCCGTGCGATGAAGTCGGCGACCGACAACGCGGGAGACTTGATCAACACGCTCTCGCGCCTTGCCAACGCGGCCCGCCAGGCCGAAATCACCCAGGAAATCAGCGAGATCGTCGGTGGCTCCGCAGCCCTGGCCGACGCGACCGCGGGGAGTGACAGGTAA